The following proteins are encoded in a genomic region of Cryptomeria japonica chromosome 11, Sugi_1.0, whole genome shotgun sequence:
- the LOC131860148 gene encoding probable LRR receptor-like serine/threonine-protein kinase At3g47570, with product MAIPLRKLTGIVFLLFFCPSLLLSNRCPSHESQALLLFKAALNDSSNPYLSSWVNGTDCCTSWIGISCDDNNKHVVSVFLHAIGVVTPGTTIPTCLANLSNLHSLYLSGYSFTGTIPTFLCLLTRLTFLHLSDNYFNGSIPSCLGNLASLTDLLLFNNQLSGSIPASLGSLSLLRELDLDNNQLNGIVPDSLGNLSLLERLDISNNQLSGTIPPSFAHLSSLIELYADGNRFNETVSSLSLPPPLNTLSLSLNYNQSISETSFHNLTSLIYCCSMTICYDNLFSGNIHPNLGKLSNLNMLNLANNKITGVIPVSLSNCSSLIVLNLGNNSLEGSLPHDFSKLSRLYSLLVRNNNLHGPFPPSIANCSELQVLDIGNNLFEGEIPSLIEIS from the exons ATGGCCATCCCTTTACGCAAATTGACTGGTAttgtttttcttctcttcttctgccCTTCTCTTCTTCTGTCCAACAGGTGTCCTTCCCACGAATCCCAAGCTCTGCTCCTCTTCAAAGCGGCCCTGAATGACTCCTCAAATCCCTATCTGAGTTCGTGGGTGAATGGAACAGACTGCTGCACCTCCTGGATTGGCATTTCCTGCGACGACAACAACAAACACGTTGTCTCCGTCTTTCTTCATGCGATAGGAGTAGTAACACCAGGTACTACCATTCCTACCTGTTTGGCAAATCTCTCTAATCTTCACTCTTTATATTTATCTGGTTATAGCTTTACTGGGACGATTCCCACTTTCCTTTGTCTGCTCACCCGCCTTACATTTCTTCATCTTTCAGACAATTACTTCAATGGAAGCATACCTTCCTGCCTTGGCAATCTTGCTTCTTTAACTGACCTTTTGCTATTTAACAACCAACTTAGTGGAAGCATACCGGCTTCTCTTGGAAGTCTCTCTTTGTTGAGGGAGTTAGATCTTGATAACAACCAACTGAACGGCATCGTTCCAGATTCATTGGGCAATCTCTCTTTACTCGAGCGGTTGGATATTAGCAATAACCAACTGAGCGGGACCATTCCCCCTTCATTTGCTCACCTTTCCTCACTCATTGAATTGTATGCTGATGGCAATCGTTTCAATGAAACCGTCTCTTCTTTGTCACTTCCACCACCTTTAAATACTCTAAGCCTGTCATTAAACTATAACCAGTCGATTTCAGAAACTTCATTTCACAACCTTACAAGCCTAA TATACTGCTGCTCAATGACAATTTGTTATGACAATTTGTTCAGTGGCAATATTCATCCAAACCTGGGCAAGTTATCTAATCTCAACATGTTAAATCTTGCAAACAACAAGATAACAGGAGTGATCCCTGTCAGTTTGTCCAATTGTTCTTCACTTATTGTCCTGAATTTGGGAAATAATAGTTTGGAGGGAAGCTTACCACATGACTTTAGTAAGTTAAGTAGATTATATTCATTACTTGTTCGCAATAATAATTTGCATGGACCATTCCCTCCTTCAATAGCAAATTGTTCAGAGCTACAGGTTCTTGATATTGGAAATAATTTGTTTGAAGGTGAAATACCATCATTAATTGAAATATCTTAG